In Salvelinus sp. IW2-2015 linkage group LG23, ASM291031v2, whole genome shotgun sequence, a genomic segment contains:
- the LOC139022632 gene encoding integrator complex subunit 2-like: MSESAGLQFVGLYAFEAMQKVDVVRLAALSDTELRLLLPCLVWMVLCFPADQSQAWAQDEKLILRLLSGVEAVNSIMALLSIDFHALEQDARKEQQLRCIIESXLTGCIPAWYGNCSASXRKALQRVVCTAQYITGAKLPAI, translated from the exons ATGTCAGAGAGTGCAGGGCTGCAGTTTGTCGGCCTGTATGCCTTTGAGGCCATGCAGAAGGTGGATGTGGTGCGTCTGGCTGCACTGAGTGACACAGAGCTGAGGCTGCTGCTGCCCTGCCTGGTTTGGATGGTTCTATGTTTCCCAGCAGACCAGAGCCAGGCCTGGGCCCAGGACGAGAAGCTCATCCTGCGCCTGCTGTCTGGGGTGGAGGCTGTCAACTCCATCATGGCCCTCCTGTCTATTGACTTccatgctctggagcaggatgcCAGGAAGGAGCAGCAACTCCG ctgcatcatcgagagcatRCTAactggttgcatccctgcctggtatggcaactgctcggcctcRGYccgcaaagcactacagagggtagtgtgtactgcccagtacatcactggggccaagcttcctgccatctag